GAGGAACGTGAACCTTCTGAAATAGTCCGCAATTTGATGGACTACTATAAGGCTGCAGGATATGATGATAAATACAAGGCTTTGAGAAATGATGGAATTCGGGTTAAGCTCCACATAGGAAAAGATGACGCTGAAGACCGAATTAAAGAACATCTAACAGAAACTTACGCACCACTGCAGTTTTGGTTGAGCTCAGGTAGGTCATCCGGATTGCCTTCCCCTGTGTTTCTCACTCGGCATGATAATGATCTTCTCCAGAAGAACTGTGTCAAGGTCGGTCAAATGGCGGTTGATCCCTGGATAGATAGTGGGTGGGAGCTCGTAAGTATGAATCTGTTTCCTTATGCCCCACATCTTGGCTGGCACGCTGTGAATAGAGGACTGAAACAGATGTCTAAGTTTTATCTGGCGACAAGCGCTGGAGGGGCCATTCCGAGCAAAAAACTAGTAGAAATGGCAAAGGTCTTCAAAGCCAATGGTTTTGCTGGAATGCCCAGCTATCTCCGAAATCGTTTCTTCAAGGTTATGGAGGAGTCGGACTATACTGCTCCAGAGAAAGTTGTAATTCTTTTGGCGGGCGAGAAAATATACCGCCCCGTGGTTGAAGATATGATTCGCATCTTGAAAGAGAAGGGTGCGAAGGAGGTACGTGTTGTCGGAGGTTATGCTTCTTCAGAAACAAAGATTTCGTTCGCTGTACAATGCGGTTTAGATGGCCCGTATCACAATGTTTCTCCTTTGATGTTAGCTTTCAGATACACTGCTTTCAACGATGACGGTACATATGATTTTGTGAGCGAAGGCGAACCCGGACACGTGACACTGTTTCATCTTGATGGCACAGGTACTATTGTTGAGGGATTCCTGTTGGGTGATGTGGCTTCTGAACACGAACGAGGCCAATGTCCACATTGCGGATTTGATGGGCCATTCTTCTGGGATATTGGTAGAGAGAACGATACTCGAGCACAGCTTGACATAATGGGCTTAAGTGAGAAGAAAGTGAAAGGAGCAACTGTAAACCTTACTGCATTGAGAAGCGATTTGTTATCAATTTCGCAAGTTGACGAGCTTCAGGTGGAAATCGCTAAGGAAGATATGGACGATCCTTACAGCATGGATGTTCTCAATCTCTACGTAGCACCAAAGGAAAAGGAAGAGGTTGACGAACAAGCTCTGATATCCGCGATAAAGACCGTTACGAAGAACTCGACAGAAGTCACACCGAGAGTGTTCGTACTACCCTTTGAAGAGCTGATGGAAAAAGCTGGTGGTATGAAGTTCATGGAAGTACAAGACGTGAGGCCAAAACCTGCGTAGTCTTTGTCTGAACTATAAACTCAACCCTTTAACGTCAAACAGAAGCTAGGAGTGGCTGTATTCATATTATTGTTTAAGAGTGGCTATAGCAGACTGAGAACAGTGAAAAGAAAAAATGAGACCGGGCTAGAAGCCCGGTGTAGGCTTGGAAGCTGCTGGCTTACTTGAACCGTTTCTTTATGTCTTCCTGCTGCAGGTAGATCACAATGATAACCGGGATGATAAGCCCTACCCAATTTATCGGTGGAATCAGGTTCAACACTATGCTGATTATGTTGACAATAATTGCCACTTTCCATGCCCATGATTCCATGTTCCAAAGGCCGTAGCCAACATAGAACGAAATCAAGCCAAAAAGCAACAAAATGCCGCCCAAAATTGCTAGGTACATTGAGAAAGCTCCAAGAGCTATCATTCCTGCTCCTGCAATCAGTGAAAATAACCCACCGAGCATCTGTAGAATTGCTAGTATCGTTATTCCAAGTGGGCGTTCCTGGCCCCCAACGGATACTTCCTTATCTGCGATTGGTATCTCTGCCATAGATAGTTACCTCGTTAAAGCTGGTTTGACGAATAGAATCTACCTCTAAAAGTGTATCGTGTCTGCGCCACTTTGCGCTTACGTTCCGTATTCTAATGCCCTGTGTCGTATCTACTTGAAAAGACACTTCGCATGATTCTGATGAGAGTGTATGACAATGATGATTGCCGAAACTACTTGAAAGATACAAAAAATGAGGAAAGGAACAAGAAAACGGGCTTTATCCGTCTTCATGTTCACTGTTTTTTACACTACTTGATGCCTTGCTCTTCTACAAACTCGGTGAGAATGTCTTCGAGGTCTGGCTTACCAATTTCTTGCAGGTCATACTTGACCCGTGTATTTGGCTTATCGATGTCGATAAGTCTCGCTAGGTCGATGGGTGTACCTATAACAACTGCATCAACATCAGCCTTCTCAATGGTCTCCTGTAGCTCCTTCATTTGTTCCTTGCCGTAGCCCATTGCTGGCAGGACATCCTCAAGATGAGTGTATTTCTCGAAGGTATCTTGGATACTTCCGACTGCAAATGGTCTTGGATCGACTATCTCTGCACCGAATCTCTGAGCTGCAACGTAACCTGCACCATATGGCATGTTGCCGTGAGTGACTGTGGGGCCGTCCTCCACGACGATGACTCTCTTACCCTTGATTTTCTCTGGCTCTTGAACCGATATCGGTGATGCTGCCTCTATTATCGTGGCCTCAGGGTTGACTTCCATGATGTTCTTTCTAACTTCCCGGACATTATCGTAGTCCGCTGTTTCAACCTTGTTGATAATCACGACATCAGCCATCTGGAGGTTGGTCTCTCCTGGGTAGTATGATACTTCGTGGCCTGGTCTGTGTGGGTCTGTAAGGACGATGAGGAGATCAGGCTTGTAGAACGGGAAGTCGTTGTTGCCGCCGTCCCACGTAATGACATCTGGGTCTTCATCCTCTGCTTGCCTGATGATTTTCTCATAGTCAACACCTGCATAGAGAGTGACGCCCATGTTGATCATTGGTTCGTACTCTTCTCGCTCTTCAATCGTACACCGATACTTGTCCATATCTTCGAGCTTCTCATATCGCTGGGCAATCTGCATGGTCAAGTCAGGATCGTATGGCATGGGGTGACGGATGTTAATCGGGGTCAATCCCTTATCTACGAATATCTGATTGACACGCCTCGAAGTCTGACTCTTACCACATCCAGTTCTGACAGCACAAACTGCAACAACTGGCTTCTCGCTCTCATACATCGTGAGGTCTGGGCCCATGAACCGTATGTCTGGACCAAGAGAATTGACCCACGCAATCTTGTGGCCCACGTAGTCGTAAGAAAGGTCACTGTACGATAGAATGCATTGGTCAATATCGAATTTCTCAACCAACTCAGGCAACTTCTCTTCCGGGTAGATTTTGATACCGTCGGGGTATAGGTCACCTGAAAGCTCGGGCGGATATTCCCTATCTCCGATTCCCGGGATTTGTTGTGCAGTGAAAGCGACTACCTCATATTTTGGATTGTCTCTAAAATGGCTATTAAAATTCTGGAAGTCGCGTCCAGCCGCACCCATAATGATTACTTTGATTTTTTCTTCTTTACTCATTGGAACCACCATAAAACGGGTGTGGAAACTTTCACTTGTTAGGAGTTCGGGCTACCATTAATAATCTTCGATACAGCAAAGATTGGTTGTTCTGAGATTCTCATTCGCCCGTTTTCCATTTTTCGATAATCAAATCAACTATTCCTTTTATCGAACAAACAT
The nucleotide sequence above comes from Candidatus Thorarchaeota archaeon. Encoded proteins:
- a CDS encoding GTPase, which encodes MSKEEKIKVIIMGAAGRDFQNFNSHFRDNPKYEVVAFTAQQIPGIGDREYPPELSGDLYPDGIKIYPEEKLPELVEKFDIDQCILSYSDLSYDYVGHKIAWVNSLGPDIRFMGPDLTMYESEKPVVAVCAVRTGCGKSQTSRRVNQIFVDKGLTPINIRHPMPYDPDLTMQIAQRYEKLEDMDKYRCTIEEREEYEPMINMGVTLYAGVDYEKIIRQAEDEDPDVITWDGGNNDFPFYKPDLLIVLTDPHRPGHEVSYYPGETNLQMADVVIINKVETADYDNVREVRKNIMEVNPEATIIEAASPISVQEPEKIKGKRVIVVEDGPTVTHGNMPYGAGYVAAQRFGAEIVDPRPFAVGSIQDTFEKYTHLEDVLPAMGYGKEQMKELQETIEKADVDAVVIGTPIDLARLIDIDKPNTRVKYDLQEIGKPDLEDILTEFVEEQGIK